The sequence CAATGACGCCATATGAAAGCGTTACCGAAGGCGCAGAAGTTGCACCAACATTGGATATGTCGTCGGACAATTGATCGGAAAGACCGCGCCATAATGCGCTTATTTGCAAAACTCGCCGCCTGCTTGGTGCTGCTCATTGCTGTGCCAGCAGGCGCGCAGACCTTCCCCGAGCTTACTGGCCGGGTGGTAGACAATGCCGATATCATCCCCCCTGCAGAGGAAGCCGCGCTTGAGGCCAAGCTTGAGGCGTTGGAAACACAGTCACAGCGGCAATTGGTTGTGGCAACCGTTCCCGATCTGCAGGGATATGAAATCTCTGACTATGGCTACCGGCTAGGGCGCGAATGGGCGCTTGGTGACACCGAGCGCAACGACGGCGCGATCCTCCTTGTTGCGCCTAACGAGCGCAAAGTACGTATCGAGGTGGGATACGGACTGGAGCCTTATCTTACTGACGGACTGTCTTCGCTTATTATCCAGCAGCAGATATTGCCGCAGTTTAAACAAGGCGATTATCCCGGTGGTATCACCGTCGGGACGGACTCCATCATCCAGCAGCTACAACTGCCCGAAGACGAGGCCCGCCTGATCGCGCAACAAGCGAATGAGCGGCAATCATCTGGAGGCGGTTTTCCCATCGGAGGGCTTATCTGGATTGCAGCGATTTTCTTCTTTTTCGTCCTGCCGATGATGCGTCGCGGTGGACGCGGCCGGCGCGGTAATAGCGCGGTCGGCAACATCATCCTTTGGGAAGTCGGTTCGGCCATCGCCCGCGGCGCCATGAGCGGCGGCGGCAGTGGAGGCGGCGGCTGGGGCGGCGGCGGAGGCGGCGGTTTCTCCGGCGGCGGCGGCAGTTTCGGGGGCGGCGGCGCCTCGGGGGGATGGTGATATGGGTTATCTAAGCGAACAAGACAGCGCGATTGTTACCTCTGCAGTTACTGAAGCGGAACAAACCACTTCAGGCGAGATCGTGACCGTATTGGCCGACAGGTCTGACGGATATAGCGACGTAGCCTTGCTGTGGTCTGCGGTCGCAGCCTTCACCGCCATGTCGGTTTGGGCGCTATTTCCCGACTTCCTGACCGACAAGATCGATTGGCTACTTGGCGGTTGGACGTATGAGTGGACAAGCGGCGAATTGCTTACCCTGATGCTTGGCCTTGGCCTGCTCAAGTTCCTTGGTGTGTGGGCGATCCAGCAATGGGATGCTCTGCGCTTCCTTCTGGTTCCCGGCCCAGTCAAAACCGCACGCGTGCATGACCGCGCCGTCGCCCATTTCAAAGTTGGCGCAGAACGCCGGACCCATGGCCGCACCGGCATCATGATCTACCTCTCTATGCGCGAACACCGCGCCGAGATCGTCGCTGACATTCCGATTGCAGAGAAAGTTTCTGCCGAAGTGTGGGGCGAGGCGATGGAAGACATGCTAGTCGAGATCAAACAAGGCCGGATTGCCGAGGGCATGGCCGCCGGTGTTCGCGATGTCGGCAAGATACTGTCCGAGCACTTCCCGCGCGAGGAAGACGATGTGAACGAGCTTCCCGACCGGCTCATCGAAGTATGAGCGCCCAATCAGGCGGACCGCCAACCGATCCCGATCAGGACAAGCCCGAGGACATTGTCTGGCAGGGCAAGTTCATCACTGCCAAGACCCGTGGCCGCTGGGAATATGTCGGCCGTGCGCGCGGTATTCGCGCCGCGGCGATAGTCGCGGTGGAGGACGGGCACGTCTTGCTCGTCGAACAATACCGCATCCCGCTGGGCCAACGCTGCCTTGAAATCCCCGCCGGACTGATTGGCGATGAAGACGGCAAACAGGGCGAAGCACCCGAAGCCGCCGCCGCACGCGAGTTGGAAGAAGAAACCGGCTACCGCGCGGACAATATCGAAAATCTCGGCGAGTTTTACTCCAGCCCCGGCATGGTCAGCGAATGCTTCACTCTGCTGAAAGCCACCGGCCTGACCAAGGTCAGCGATGGCGGCGGTGTCGACGGAGAAGACATTCGCGTCCACCGCGTTGAAATGGCAAAACTCGCAGAATTTGTCGCTGAAAAGCGTGCAGAGGGTTGCGGGATCGACGTAAGGCTGGCCATGTTGCTGGCACCTACTTTTATCTAAGGACTAGAGCATATGGCGAAGCGCGTTGAAGGCAAACTGGCACTGGTAACGGGCGCCGCCCAAGGTCTTGGGGCCGCAACATCCATGATGCTGGCACGCCACGGTGCAAAAGTTCTTTGTACCGACGTAAATGGCGACGGCGCAGCTGGGACAGCAGAAACGATCAACGCCGAATTTGGCGCCGGTACCGCGTTTTCGGTCAGTCATGACGTCACATCCGAAGAGCAATGGGAAGCCGCCGTTGCCGCCGCTGCCGAACATATGGGCGGCCTGTCGATCCTTGTGAACAATGCCGGGATCGGCATCAGGGGTGACATCGAAACCTGCACGCTTGCAGATTGGCAGCGCGGTTTCGCGGTCAATGTCGATAGCGTGTTCCTCGGCTGCCAGAAGGCGATCCCGCTGCTGAAGGACAATCAACCTGGCTCGATCGTCAATATCTCCTCCATCGCGGGTCTGATCGCATCGGACACGATGCCAGCCTATAATGCCTCGAAGGCGGCTGTTTGGATGATGTCGAAGTCGGTTGCGCTTTATTGCGCCAAGAAGGGCTGGAACATCCGCTGCAATTCAGTCCACCCAACCTTCGTCGATACGCCGATCCTCGACGGGATTGCGACCAATGCGAACATTCCGAAGGAAGTTGTGATGAGCAAGCTGGCCCGTCAGATCCCTCTCGGGAAAGTCGGTGAGCCTGACGATATTGCGAATGGGGTTCTGTATCTCGCTAGTGACGAGAGCAAGTTCATGACCGGTGCGGAGCTGAAGCTCGACGGCGGTATTTCGGCCATGTGATTAGGTGGGGTGATTAAGTGGGGTGATTTAGAGGGGCGGAACCTCTCTTGAGCCGCCCCATCAATTCCAAACCGACAAATCAAACATCAGTTTGGGTGGGAGAAGCGTCGGAGCCAGATGCTCCGGACGCTTCTCAGTCTGCAATCAATCCGACTGCAAGGTATACAAGGCCTGCTGTACCAACACTTAGGAATGCGCCGATTACGAAGGCGATGCGGATGAGCGTTGTATCGACACCGAAGTAGTCGCCGAGACCGGAACATACGCCCATAATTTTACCGCGACTTTGGCTTAGGCGGAACTTCTTGGATGGCGTTCCGCCGCGGTTTTTGTCGAGGTTGTTCATGCGATCACCGATGTGATCGAGGAAGCGTTCATCGACACTGTGCCGAGGATGCTGACTACCGAGAGGACTACTGCTGCGGCAGCGGCTGCGATTTGATCGAGATAGTTCATTGTATTTTCCCTTCTGAATTTGAATATTTGGTTAGACGAGGATGGTGGCGGCTTCGGTGGACACGGTGCCCATGATGCTAACTACCGAGATGAATACTGCGGCTGCGATGGCGCCGAGCTGGCTGGAGAATTTGTCAAATGCGGTCATTGTTATTTCCCTTCTGATTGTGCGATCCGACTGCCGAACCGCTGATGCCAGAATGTTTGCATAAGGTGTGCCAGTTTTAAAAAACGGCAGAATTCTGCGGTTTCGTTCAGCTTGGTGAAAGAATAGCATCGCACTCAAATCTAACAGTTGGGATATTTTCCCACATATTGGATTGGCGGTTTTCGTGGCGCAGGCTGCATTGCCTCGCTAATGCCAAAATTGCATGGCGCTCGACCGAATAGACATCTCCAATTTCCGCAATCATCGCGCTACCCGTGTCGAAGGCACGCGGCGGTTTAATTTGCTTGTGGGTGAGAACGGTGCGGGCAAAACCAACATCCTTGAGGCGCTATCGCTGTTCTCTCCCGGAAGAGGATTGCGCCGCGCTGCCTTGGCCGAAATGGCTTCGGCGGATGGAACTGGCGGCTTTGCCATAGGTGCTGCGCTCGACATCGGTGATGGAAGCGAACCGGTACGCTTTGGCACGGCTATGCAAGCGGAGCGCCCTGGTAGGCGGCTCGTGCAGATCAACAGCGGCGATGCGAGTGCGGTGAAGCTGGGCGAATGGCTGGCGATGGGCTGGCTCACCCCGGCGATGGACCGTCTGTTCAGCGATAGCGCAGGCGCGCGGCGCCGGTTTATCGACCGGATGGCGTTTGCAATTGATCCCGGACATGCGCGGCTGGCCTCGCGCTATGAGAATGCCCTGCGCGAGCGGAACCGGATGCTAGGCGACGATGTGATGCCCGATGGATCGTGGTTTGATGCTATAGAGGCTCAATTGGCTGAAGCTGGTGCAGCGCTCGCCGCTGGACGAGTGGCCTTGGTGGACAGCCTGTCAGCCGAGTTGGCTGGCGTGCCCTCAGAGCCGTTTGCCCGGCCTGAACTGACCTATGTCCCGGGAGGCCCCGTGGATGGTGCAGAATTCGCCGCAGCCCTGCGCCAAGGCAGGGCTCGCGACCGCGCAGCGCAGCGCACTCTTACCGGCCCTCACCGCGCTGAATTGGAAGTCCGCATGGCAGGGCGCGGCGTTCCGGCGGCGCAATGCTCCACCGGGGAGCAGAAGGCGATGTTGATTGCCATCACCCTCGCCCATGCCGATCTGGCGGCGCGAGGCAGGCCCAACTTGCTATTGCTCGATGAAGTCGCAGCGCACCTCGACCCCGTGCGCCGTGCGGCCCTGTTTGACCGCCTGCGCGCCAGCGGAGCTCAAGTGTGGCTGACAGGCACCGAGAGTGCCCCATTCACCGAGATCGACAGCGAGGCGGCAATCTGGCGCGTTGATGACGGCAGCGTGGAACGGATTAGCTAGCTGGCGCTTTCGGTAAAGCTTCGCGTACATTCGCGACGGTCGCAGCAACCAGTTCTTCGATACCCTTTTCGGTCGGGTGAATCCGGTCAGGCTGGATCAGCTCGGGCCGCTGATAAATGCTCTCGAGGAAAAACGGCACCAGCTGCGCGCCGTATTTCTTCGCTAGATCGGGATAGATCGTGTCGAAATCATTCACGAACGCTTCGCCTAGATTTGGCGGCGCGCGCATTCCCATAAGCAGGGTTGGAATGCCCCGCTTCTGCGTTTCCGCCAACATCGTGTCGAGGTTGTCGCGAGTTTGGGCGGGCGGCAGACCGCGCAGCAGATCGTTGCCGCCAAGCTCTATGATAACGAGCTCGGGCGTTTCTCCCTGCGCATCGAGCGTAAAGACGAAGCGCTGAAGACCCGCAGATGATGTGTCACCTGATACGCCAGCATTTGCGACCCGGGCGTTGACGCCGTTCGCACGCAACGCTGCTTCCAGCTTCGCAGGATAGCTGTCTTCTGCATCGACATTATAACCGGCGAACAGGCTGTCACCAAATGCAAGAACGCGGCGTTCTGGGCCCATCACAGGCTGATCGGCAGAAGGTGCCTCTGCGGCCTGCGCTTCTCGCTCTTGCGCCGGCGGAGCCTCGCTGCCGCATCCTGCCAGAGCCAAAGCGCCGATCAAAATGCAGATGGTCGAGCCGTATCGGGTTTTCATCGCTGTTTTATCCTGATTCTCTTGCGTGTTAAGCCTTAGCTATGCCATCGGGGGCCGGTGACAAGTGCTCCAGCAATTTCCGCCCGCAATCTCACCCTCACGCTTGGCGATGGGGAGGCTGCTGTCAATATCCTCAAGGGGATCGACCTCGACGTTCAGGACGGCGAGACCGTTGCTCTGCTTGGTCCGTCGGGATCCGGCAAAAGCTCGCTGATGGCGGTGCTGACCGGGCTCGAGCGCGCGAGCGGCGGATCGCTGACCGTTGCGGGTCAGGACTTCATGGCCTTGGGCGAAGACGAGCTGGCCGCTGCCCGCCGTGGCCGCATCGGCATCGTCCTTCAGGCATTCCACTTGCTGCCCACCATGACCGCACAGGAAAATGTCGCGACACCAATGGAACTGGACGGCGCTGACGATGTCTGGCCCCGCGCTGCCAGCGAATTGGAGGCTGTCGGCCTCGGCCACCGCTTGACCCATTACCCCACACAGCTTTCAGGCGGCGAGCAACAACGCGTTGCCATCGCGCGCGCCACTGCGCCGCGCCCGCGCCTGATCTTCGCCGACGAACCGACCGGCAATCTCGACGCCGCTACAGGTCATGAAATCATTGAGTTACTCTTCGCCCGCCGCGCAGAGACTGGCGCAACCTTGCTGATTATCACGCATGACAAGGAACTGGCGGCGCGCTGCGAACGGATTGTGACGCTGGGTGACGGCCTGATCGAAAGCGATACGACAAGCGCGTGAGCAAGCCGCTTTCCCTGACGAATATGGGTTGGGCGGATGCCTGGCAGATCGCGCGCCGCGATTTGAACGGACGCTTCAAAGGTCTGCGCCTGCTGCTTGTCTGCCTGTTTCTGGGCGTCGGCGCTCTTGCGGCCATTGGCACACTCACCAGCGCGATCGAAAACGAGCTCGATGGACGCGGACGCACCATCCTTGGCGGCGATCTTGAAGTCGAAATCTGGCAGCGCGCGCTGAATGATGACGAGCTGGGCGCGCTCACGGAATATGGCGAAGTTTCTGGCGGCACGCGGATGCAGGCGATGGCCTCCGCCGGTGAAAATGCGGCTCCGATCGAACTGAAGGCCGTAGACGATGCCTATCCGCTGGTGGGCGAACTTACCCTGACCGATGGCCGCAGTGTCGGCGCGCCGCCCGCAGGTGAGGCTTGGCTGGCGCAAGGCGCGGCCGACAGGCTGGGTGTGACAGCTGGCGATAGCTTCCGCCTTGGCACCGTAACGCTAACCGTCGGCGGCATTATAGACGACGAGCCTGACCGCTTGGGAGAAGGCTTTGCCCTCGGCCCCACGATCATGGTGGCAGAGGCGGTTCCGCTTTCCGCTGGCCTGCTTGCGCCGGGATCGATGTACCAAAGCAAGTACCGCTTGGCATTGGACGGTGCGGGCGACCCTGAGAGCATCGGCGAAAATCTGTCCGAAACCTTCCCCACCGCCGGGTTTGAGATCAAGACCCGCGACAATGCCGCCCCGGGCGCAGAGCGCTTTGTCTCCCGCATGGGCGAGTTTCTGACGCTGGTCGGTCTCGCAGCGCTGGTGATTGCGGGTATTGGGATTGGTGGCGGAGTGTCGTCTTACCTTGAGGCACGGCGCGGCAGTATCGCGACGCTCAAGATCGTTGGCGCGACCAGCCGTGACATCATGCGGATATACGGCATGCAGTTGGGAGCCGCGGCACTGATCGGCAGCATGGCGGGCCTGATAGTCGGCGTGGCCGTTACGCCTGTTCTGGGCTTCGCGCTCGGAGCGTTGCTGCCTGTACAAACTGGTATCGTAATTGACCCCGCGGCGCTTCTCTCTGCTCTTGCGTACGGCCTGCTGGTCGCGCTGGTATTTGCTGCACCGCCACTGCTGCGCGCGCGCCGTTTCCCGCCAATGGCGCTGATGCGGGCTAAGGTCAGCCCCTTGGCACAGGCTTGGCGCGACAGTGCCCTACCCGTCGGCCTTGGCCTCGGCGGCATTGTGGCACTCGTGCTGCTTTCAGCGCGCCGTCCCGAACTCAGCGCAGGTTTTCTGGTTGGAGCGGCAGCAGTGCTCAGCATTCTAGCGTTTCTCGGCTGGGCGATCCGTAAGCTGGCAGCGCGCCTGCCTCGCCCCAAGAACCCGCTGCTGCGTACTGCACTTGCCAATATTCACCGGCCCGGATCGTCGACAGCAGCGCTGGTGACAGCACTCGGTTTCGGCCTGTCAGCCTTCGTGCTTCTGGCCGCCATCCAGTCGAGCCTCGACGGCAATATCGAACGCAACATCCCCGAACGCGCTCCTGACTATTTCGTCCTCGACATTCCTCAAGACCGGGTGGATGATTTCACCGCCATGGTCACTGCCGACCAGCCCGAGGCGAGCATCCGCACCGTCCCTGCTCTGCGCGGCGCGATCCTAGGTTACGGTGCAGAAGACAGCATGATCCGCGTGTCAGAGCTTGAGGAGCTGCCCGAAGGCGCATGGCCCCTGCGCGGCGAACGCGGCCTGACTTATTCATCTGACGTGCCGGAGGGTAACACCGTTACCGAAGGCGAGTGGTGGGCCGCCGACCATAGCGGTGAGCCGCTCGTGTCGGTCGATATTGATCTGGCGCAAGCCATCGATCTCGAGATCGGCGATATGATCACCATCGGCTTGCTGGGTGTGGAGCGCACCGCACGGATTGCCAATTTCCGCCGGATCGATTGGGATTCGATGGGCTTCAACTATGTGCTTGTGTTCAGCCCCAATGCGCTGGCCGATGCCCCGCACAACATCGCTGCCACGATTGATCTGCCCGAAGGCGCGCCAACCGGCCCGCTGCTGCGCCAATTGGTCAACAACTTCCCATCGAGTTCAGTTATCGAAATCGGTCAAGTGGTCAAAGATGCCCGCGTGATCCTCGAACAGGTTGGCACCGCGATCCTTGCAGCGGCCTCTGTGGCCGTGCTGGCGGGCCTGGCAGTGCTGCTGGGCGCAATTGCGGCTGCCCGGGCCAGTCGGACCTATGACACGGTCGTGCTTCGCGTTCTGGGCGCTAGCAGACGTCAGGTGCTGCTGGTCCAGCTCGCTGAGTATGTATTGCTGTCGCTGGTGCTGGCCGCTGTCGCGCTGGCGCTGGGGACCGGCCTTGCATGGCTGGTCGTGGTGCAGCTGTTCGAATTCGACTGGCTGCCCAATTGGACGCAAGTTCTTGGCGTCTTGGGCGCTGGTTTAGCCTTGGTAGTAGGCTTTGCACTGGCCGGCTCGCTGCCGCTGCTGCGGGCGAAACCGGCCAGTGCGCTTAGAGCGCTTTAGCTTACTCGAATACTGACGGGTCGTGACCGACCGTGCCCGGGTCAGCTTTTAGCACCAGCGTGCTGGCAAGAAGGTCGTGAAGACCTTGCTTGCGTTCGGTAAAGCCGACCATGATAAAGCCGATCAAGAGGATCAGGGCCGAAAGAATCTTGGCAAGATAGCGCCCGATTGCGTTGAGCAAACTAATCCGGTTACCGTCAGTGCTAGTAACGATAAGGCCGAGCGCCTTCTTGCCCAGTGTGGCCTGCCACGAAGAACTTTCCATGCCAGCGAAGTATCCGATGGCGATCACGAGACTCGCAACGTTATACAATAAATAGCCGGGACTTGCGATTTGGGACTCGTCCACATTCATTCCCAAAGCGCCGACGCCGAAGAGCATACCGACGATGGCCCCAACAATTGAGAGCACAATGGCATCAATAATATACGCACCGACACGGATCCAAAAACCAGCATAATTTTGCATTGTTAGTCCCCTTTTTTAGAGAACCACAAAGCAACACCCGCGAGACGAGCGCAAGGCCAACGCCAAAGGCTACACACAAAAAAGGGGCCGCCTTGCGGCAGCCCCTCTCTCAATCAAATTGCGATGTCGCTTAGAATTTGAAGCGTACAACGCCGCCATACGTCCGTGGCGCGCTCGGGTAACCGGAAACTGTTCCGGCCTGAGCTACACCGTCAAAGACCGTCGTGATAAACTGATCATTGAGCAAGTTCCGGGCAAATGCGCCGATTTCAAGACCGTTATCCAGTTTGAAGGTCGTCGAGGCATTCACGAGATTGACTTCGCGATTGAAGATCTGGGTATTCCCCAAAGCTGCGTTGAAAGTCGGAAGGCCGTTGTTGATCGGCGTATTGCTTTCATGACTATAGTCGATGCGTGTCACCAGCATATTGCCGCTAGACCCGAATTCATGAGCATAAGTCGCTGAAGTCGAGATAGCGAATTCAGGAATACCGGCCGGACGCACACCGCTCAGATCGCCCAAAACACTTCCTGGGAAATCATCGAACAACGGATCAAGATAGGTCGTTGCGAAGGTGAAGGTCAGATTGTCGATAGGACGGATTGTCGCGTCGAATTCAAAACCTTTCACCGATTGCTGGCCAGCATTTTGCAACGCAAAGCCCGTTCCGGTGAATGCCAGGCTTTGGAAGCCTTTGATCGTTTGGTCGAACAAGGCGAGATTGAAGCCGAAGCCTTCCCACTGACCTTTGACGCCGATTTCATAGACCGTAGCCTCTTCTGGTCCTGCGAAACGCGAACCAGTGCTTAGGTTTGCTGTAGCAAGCCCGGCATCGAGAATAGGCGAGGATGGCGCCCCGAATAATGAGCCCCCCAGACCGGCAGTATAATCTGCGTTTGAAGGGCGGCTGTCGCGAGACAGGTTAACCGAACTCGCCTTGAAGCCCGTTGCATAGCTACCGTAGATATTGACCTCATCACTAATCTCGAAAGAGGCCCGCGCCAGATAGGTAAACTTGTCATCCCGAGTCTTACCGTCTTCGACCGCATTCGGGATTGTCAGGAACGGTGGCTGGAACTGGAAACCCTGCAGAGCAATGAATGGGTTGCCTGGACCGGTGGCAAGCGCGAGCAAAGCGTCTTGGTTTGCTTGAGGCAATGCTTGGAACTGATCCCGAGTGGTAACACCTCCGGCAGTTGCAAGAGTGATAAACGCGTCAACCAGATTAACTTGACCCAGTGGATCGAAGCTCTGCTGAGCGAGCGCGAAGTCCTTCTTGTCATCGGTATAGTTGAAGCCGCCAGTGATCGTCAGGCGATCAGTAACTTCGAAATCGACCGTACCAAAGACTGAGTAGGAAGTGTTGTCCATCGAGAACTGCTCGGCAGTCAGCAATGGTGTCAGGAAGATGCTTTCCTGTGCCAAGCCAAGGCCGGCTTCGACCCCGTTAAACACGCTCGGGTTACCAGCAATCACGTCGGCAGGATTACCGCCAGCCAAGATTTCAAAGAAATCGCGGATCTGCGTTCCGTTTTCGATCTGACTGATCTGCGCGATACTCTCGTCGAAGTAATAACCACCGAGCAAGAAGTTGATCGGACCGTCGAAATCGGAAGTCAGGCGGAATTCTTGCGTGAAGGATTCGACCGACTGGTTACGCGTTTCATTGGCGACATCGAGGCTGGAGTAGTCGATGTCCGAGATGAACAGATTATCAAGCTCACGATACGATGTGATCGAAGTGAGCGAAATCGGCCCAAACTCGTAATCCATCTGGAGCGAGCCGCCATAGTTCTCGACCTTGTTGATCGGAACTTGGTTCAAAAACGCGTCATAGCTGAAACGATCAGTAGAAATTTGCGCGCCAAGAAGCCCAAAGGCGGCCGCCGTAGGGCCGGCCACAATGGTCGTAACCTGACAGCAAATCTCGTCAATTTTGGAATAGTCGACAATCGCGCGAGCACGGAATGCGCCGCCATTATCAAACAACAGCTGGCCGCGCGCCGCCCAACGGTCACGGTTATTCTGCTCCTCATCGAGGTTCACGATGGTGGCATAACCGTCGCGGCTGTTATAGCTGCCATCGACCGAGAATGCGACGCTGTCGGTTAGCGGGCCGGTAATATCGCCCTTCAGGACAACGGCGTTAAAGTTGCCATAAACAGCTTCGATCGCGCCGCCGAATTCGAATTGTGGTTCACGGGTAACGACCGAGATCACACCAGCCGAAGCGTTCTTACCGAACAATGTCGATTGCGGGCCGTTCAAAACTTCGATGCGCTGAACATTGGGAAGATCGGATAGTGCTGCTGCTGAACGCGAGCGGAATACGCCGTCGATAAAGACACCAACCGATGGCTCGATGCCGAAGTTGTTATCACCATTACCAAAGCCGCGAATAATGAAAGTCGAAGCCGACGAAGTTTGCAGCGTGCTTACCCGAAGCGACGGGGTTACGGTTTGCAGGTCGGTGACGTCACGGATCTGAGCGTTTTCGAGAGTTTCACCCGAAGTAACCGAAACCGAGATCGGAGTTTCCTGCAGTGTGGTCGCGCGCTTCGTGGCGGTAACCACGATTTCGGTGCCGAAATCCGGCTCTTCGAATGTCGCTTCTTCAGCGACTTCGGCGGATGTGTCTTGCGCCATGGCCGGGTGGGCAACTGCAAGGGCTGCGACGCTGCCGAGCAGAATCGTGCGGGCACTAATAGGGGCGTTGATACGCATTCAAGTGGTTCCTCTCTCAAAAGGTCGCTGCATGGTTTCATGCTGAGCGAACACACTTAACCATTAGATGCCT comes from Altererythrobacter sp. ZODW24 and encodes:
- a CDS encoding TonB-dependent receptor; its protein translation is MRINAPISARTILLGSVAALAVAHPAMAQDTSAEVAEEATFEEPDFGTEIVVTATKRATTLQETPISVSVTSGETLENAQIRDVTDLQTVTPSLRVSTLQTSSASTFIIRGFGNGDNNFGIEPSVGVFIDGVFRSRSAAALSDLPNVQRIEVLNGPQSTLFGKNASAGVISVVTREPQFEFGGAIEAVYGNFNAVVLKGDITGPLTDSVAFSVDGSYNSRDGYATIVNLDEEQNNRDRWAARGQLLFDNGGAFRARAIVDYSKIDEICCQVTTIVAGPTAAAFGLLGAQISTDRFSYDAFLNQVPINKVENYGGSLQMDYEFGPISLTSITSYRELDNLFISDIDYSSLDVANETRNQSVESFTQEFRLTSDFDGPINFLLGGYYFDESIAQISQIENGTQIRDFFEILAGGNPADVIAGNPSVFNGVEAGLGLAQESIFLTPLLTAEQFSMDNTSYSVFGTVDFEVTDRLTITGGFNYTDDKKDFALAQQSFDPLGQVNLVDAFITLATAGGVTTRDQFQALPQANQDALLALATGPGNPFIALQGFQFQPPFLTIPNAVEDGKTRDDKFTYLARASFEISDEVNIYGSYATGFKASSVNLSRDSRPSNADYTAGLGGSLFGAPSSPILDAGLATANLSTGSRFAGPEEATVYEIGVKGQWEGFGFNLALFDQTIKGFQSLAFTGTGFALQNAGQQSVKGFEFDATIRPIDNLTFTFATTYLDPLFDDFPGSVLGDLSGVRPAGIPEFAISTSATYAHEFGSSGNMLVTRIDYSHESNTPINNGLPTFNAALGNTQIFNREVNLVNASTTFKLDNGLEIGAFARNLLNDQFITTVFDGVAQAGTVSGYPSAPRTYGGVVRFKF